A single window of Paenibacillus sp. FSL H8-0537 DNA harbors:
- the lpdA gene encoding dihydrolipoyl dehydrogenase, whose translation MVVGDASLDIDTLVIGAGPGGYVAAIRAAQLGQSVLCVDKEYVGGVCLNVGCIPSKALISASHQYESISHADAFGITASDVKVDWSKVQEFKSGIVKKLTGGVGSLLKANKVQFFSGEVMFINDNEARVFNDQEAPRYRFKNCIIATGSRPIELKAFPYGKRIISSTGALSLPELPKSVIVIGGGYIGIELGQMFSKFGTKVTVIEGGDSILPGFDKDMSSLVVKKLKGTKVDIVTGALAQSAEQTDNDVTLTYKVGDKEEKVTADYLLVTVGRRPNTDGDLGLELANITVGERGLIEVDDQCRTSNKNVYAIGDIIAGPALAHKAMYEGRVAAEAISGLPSVIDYKCVPAVCFSDPECASVGYTEKDAKDKGHNVKVGKFPFAINGRAMSLNAAEGFVKLVADADSGLVLGAHIVGMEASNMIAELGLAIEMGATLEDIALTIHAHPTLGEIVLDAAEVALGHPIHTVLK comes from the coding sequence ATGGTTGTTGGAGATGCTTCATTAGATATCGATACTTTAGTCATTGGTGCAGGTCCTGGTGGTTACGTAGCGGCAATCCGCGCTGCGCAATTGGGACAAAGCGTGCTTTGTGTAGATAAGGAATATGTAGGCGGTGTGTGCTTGAACGTGGGCTGTATCCCGTCCAAAGCTTTGATTTCCGCATCCCATCAGTATGAGTCCATCAGCCACGCAGACGCTTTCGGTATTACAGCTAGCGATGTGAAGGTTGACTGGAGTAAAGTACAGGAGTTCAAAAGCGGCATTGTCAAGAAATTGACTGGCGGCGTAGGCTCCTTGCTTAAAGCGAACAAAGTACAGTTTTTCAGTGGTGAAGTGATGTTCATCAATGATAACGAAGCGCGTGTATTCAACGATCAAGAAGCTCCGCGCTACCGTTTCAAAAACTGTATTATTGCTACAGGCTCCCGTCCAATTGAGCTGAAAGCATTCCCGTATGGCAAGCGTATTATCTCCTCTACAGGAGCTTTGTCGCTGCCTGAGCTGCCGAAAAGCGTTATCGTAATCGGTGGCGGCTATATCGGTATTGAGCTTGGTCAAATGTTCTCGAAATTCGGTACGAAAGTAACGGTTATCGAGGGCGGAGACAGCATCCTGCCAGGCTTTGATAAAGACATGTCTTCTCTTGTCGTTAAGAAGCTTAAAGGTACGAAAGTGGATATCGTAACAGGAGCTCTTGCACAAAGTGCTGAGCAAACGGATAACGATGTAACACTGACTTACAAAGTTGGCGACAAAGAAGAAAAAGTAACGGCGGACTACTTGCTGGTTACTGTTGGCCGTCGTCCTAACACAGATGGCGATCTTGGTCTTGAGCTGGCTAATATTACAGTTGGCGAGCGCGGTCTGATTGAAGTTGACGATCAATGCCGTACTAGCAACAAAAACGTCTATGCAATCGGCGATATTATTGCTGGTCCTGCACTTGCTCACAAAGCAATGTATGAGGGACGCGTAGCGGCAGAGGCGATTTCCGGCCTGCCTAGCGTGATTGATTATAAATGTGTTCCTGCTGTCTGCTTCTCCGATCCAGAATGCGCAAGCGTTGGCTACACGGAGAAGGATGCAAAAGACAAAGGGCATAATGTTAAAGTGGGTAAATTCCCATTTGCTATCAACGGGCGCGCAATGTCGCTTAATGCGGCTGAAGGCTTCGTTAAGCTCGTTGCGGATGCAGACAGCGGTCTTGTGCTCGGCGCACATATCGTTGGTATGGAAGCTTCCAATATGATTGCTGAGCTTGGTCTTGCAATTGAAATGGGCGCTACGCTTGAGGATATCGCTCTTACTATCCATGCGCATCCAACGCTAGGTGAGATCGTGCTTGACGCTGCAGAAGTAGCGCTTGGTCACCCGATCCACACGGTTCTTAAGTAA
- a CDS encoding thymidylate synthase has translation MSVHTSENEYLQLLRSVLERGTVKEDRTGTGTISTFGYQMRFNLNEGFPLITTKRVPFKLVVSELLWFIKGDTNIRYLLQHNNNIWNEWAFKKWIESSDYTGPDMTGFGLRSQSDEAFNVLYLEQMELFKQQILRNDAFAEKYGELGNVYGKQWRDWKTSQGESIDQLKDVIHTIKTNPDSRRMIVSAWNPEDVPRNMALPPCHTMFQFYVSEGKLSCQLYQRSGDIFLGIPFNIASYALLTLLIAHECGLQPGEFVHTLGDAHIYSNHMEQIKTQLAREPRELPQVRINPAVSSLFDVEVDDIVLEDYQPHPSIKAPVAV, from the coding sequence ATGAGTGTTCATACTAGTGAGAACGAATACTTGCAGCTGCTGCGCAGCGTTCTGGAACGCGGCACGGTCAAAGAAGATCGTACCGGAACGGGAACGATTTCCACGTTTGGTTACCAGATGCGCTTCAACTTAAACGAAGGCTTTCCGCTCATTACGACGAAGCGCGTGCCGTTTAAGCTGGTTGTCAGCGAGCTGTTGTGGTTTATAAAAGGCGATACGAATATTCGTTACCTGCTCCAGCACAATAATAATATATGGAATGAATGGGCTTTTAAGAAGTGGATTGAGAGCTCTGATTATACAGGCCCAGACATGACGGGCTTTGGCCTGCGCTCGCAAAGTGATGAAGCTTTTAATGTGCTTTATTTGGAACAAATGGAGCTGTTCAAGCAGCAAATTTTGCGCAATGATGCTTTTGCGGAAAAGTACGGAGAGCTGGGTAATGTATATGGCAAACAGTGGCGCGACTGGAAAACCTCGCAAGGCGAATCCATTGATCAACTGAAGGATGTTATTCATACGATTAAGACCAATCCCGATTCCCGCAGAATGATTGTTTCCGCATGGAACCCAGAGGATGTTCCTAGAAATATGGCTCTACCGCCTTGCCATACGATGTTTCAATTTTACGTATCAGAGGGCAAGCTTTCTTGCCAGCTGTATCAGCGCAGTGGAGATATATTTCTCGGAATTCCTTTTAATATTGCCAGCTATGCCTTGCTCACACTGCTTATTGCCCATGAATGCGGCTTGCAGCCAGGAGAATTTGTGCATACGCTTGGTGATGCGCATATTTATTCTAACCATATGGAGCAGATTAAGACGCAGCTTGCCCGTGAGCCTCGCGAGCTTCCACAAGTACGGATTAATCCAGCCGTAAGCTCATTATTTGATGTGGAAGTGGATGATATTGTACTGGAAGACTACCAGCCTCATCCTTCAATCAAAGCGCCTGTAGCCGTATAG
- a CDS encoding dihydrolipoamide acetyltransferase family protein: MAKFEYRFPELGEGLHEGEIIKVHIKAGDKVTDDDIIMEVQNDKAIVEVPCPVNGTVLEVLVKDGQVCHVGEVVALIDAEGEVPEQAAPAAEEPKKEEAAPAPAPEVAKAAPAVEAAKEAPKATNASVLATPSVRKFAREQNVDLTQVSGTGKNGRITREDVTGFDGSAPAASEQASAPAEQQDNAAVAAKGAGEAKAAPVAAGTAYRPEERLPFKGIRKIIAGAMSKSVYTAPHVTIMDEVDVTELVALRAKYKPYAEKKGAKLTYLPFIVKALVAAAREFPIMNATLDEANQEIVLRKYYNIGIATDTDNGLIVPVIEDADRKNIWKVADSIRDLAVRGRDGKLSANELRGSTITISNIGSAGGMFFTPVINFPEVAILGTGRISEKAIVRNGEIVAAPVMALSLSFDHRLIDGATAQNFMNYIKQLLGNPELFIMEV, from the coding sequence GTGGCTAAATTCGAATATCGTTTCCCTGAGCTTGGCGAAGGCTTGCACGAAGGCGAAATCATTAAAGTGCACATTAAAGCCGGCGACAAAGTAACAGATGATGACATTATTATGGAAGTGCAAAACGACAAGGCGATTGTTGAAGTGCCTTGTCCAGTTAACGGTACGGTGCTTGAAGTTTTGGTTAAAGACGGCCAAGTTTGCCATGTAGGTGAAGTAGTCGCTTTGATCGATGCTGAAGGCGAAGTGCCTGAGCAAGCAGCTCCAGCAGCTGAAGAGCCTAAGAAGGAAGAAGCAGCTCCGGCCCCTGCTCCAGAAGTGGCAAAAGCTGCTCCGGCAGTAGAAGCAGCTAAAGAAGCTCCTAAAGCTACAAATGCTTCTGTGCTTGCTACACCAAGCGTTCGCAAGTTCGCTCGCGAGCAAAATGTTGATTTGACACAAGTAAGCGGCACTGGCAAAAACGGCCGTATTACGCGTGAAGATGTTACAGGCTTTGACGGTTCTGCTCCTGCAGCGTCCGAGCAAGCGTCGGCTCCTGCTGAGCAGCAAGACAACGCAGCTGTAGCTGCGAAAGGTGCTGGCGAAGCGAAAGCAGCTCCAGTTGCTGCTGGTACAGCTTATCGTCCGGAAGAGCGCTTGCCATTCAAAGGCATTCGCAAAATTATTGCGGGCGCCATGTCCAAATCCGTTTATACAGCTCCGCATGTAACGATCATGGATGAAGTGGACGTTACTGAGCTTGTTGCACTTCGTGCGAAATACAAGCCTTATGCAGAGAAGAAAGGTGCTAAGCTTACGTACTTGCCATTCATCGTGAAGGCGCTCGTAGCTGCTGCCCGTGAATTCCCAATTATGAATGCGACGCTTGATGAAGCTAATCAAGAAATCGTTTTGCGCAAATATTACAACATCGGTATTGCTACAGATACAGACAACGGCTTGATCGTTCCTGTTATTGAAGATGCGGATCGCAAAAACATTTGGAAAGTGGCTGACTCGATTCGTGATCTGGCTGTTCGTGGACGCGACGGCAAGCTTTCGGCTAACGAGCTGAGAGGCAGCACGATTACCATTTCCAATATCGGTTCGGCAGGCGGTATGTTCTTTACACCGGTTATCAACTTCCCTGAAGTTGCAATCCTCGGTACTGGACGTATTTCCGAAAAAGCAATCGTACGCAACGGCGAGATCGTGGCTGCTCCTGTAATGGCTCTGTCACTGAGCTTTGACCACCGTCTAATCGATGGCGCAACCGCTCAAAACTTTATGAACTACATTAAACAGTTGCTGGGCAACCCAGAACTGTTCATTATGGAGGTATAA
- a CDS encoding dihydrofolate reductase, which produces MSITLIAAMDRNRTIGIGNKLPWRLPAEMALFTKHTLGKTVVMGRKTFESLPKPLKDRHNVVLTRQSDFVSEGCETVHSIEEVLSRFGAEELMVIGGTEIYTQFLPIADKLHLTAVDVEVAGGDAFFPAFNEADWELVESIPHRKDERNLHDFTWQTFTRKNR; this is translated from the coding sequence ATGTCGATTACATTAATAGCAGCGATGGACCGAAACAGAACGATTGGAATTGGCAATAAGCTGCCATGGCGGCTTCCAGCGGAGATGGCGCTGTTCACGAAGCACACGCTTGGCAAAACCGTTGTAATGGGCCGTAAAACGTTTGAATCGCTGCCTAAGCCGCTGAAGGACCGCCATAACGTCGTCTTAACAAGGCAGTCTGATTTTGTCTCTGAAGGCTGTGAGACGGTTCATTCGATTGAGGAGGTTTTGTCGCGTTTCGGTGCGGAGGAGCTTATGGTTATAGGCGGAACGGAAATTTATACGCAGTTTTTACCGATTGCAGACAAGCTTCACCTGACAGCTGTGGATGTGGAAGTAGCGGGAGGCGACGCTTTTTTTCCTGCGTTCAATGAAGCGGACTGGGAATTGGTGGAATCCATCCCTCATCGCAAGGATGAACGCAATTTGCATGATTTTACATGGCAAACTTTTACACGTAAAAACCGTTAA